In Deltaproteobacteria bacterium, a single window of DNA contains:
- a CDS encoding HD-GYP domain-containing protein, which yields MLKKIHINDLQIGMYVEKVDRSWIEIPFFKKHIQSPQQVEKLRKYHVDVLYVDTEKGDWAGSATVSPEFAPAPGKKGESESSSKQAKEIPSIFDPEEIRVAKALQRHAVECVKGVYRDIAEGGSPDLESAEEVVDRMIDHITHHPDVLFILSKLQDFDEYTFMHCVNVSTFSLILGKALHYTQSELKKLGVGALFHDVGKTRVNKEILNKPGKLDPAELKMIQRHPVFSVELLREIPGMNMESMQVALEHHERVSGKGYPRGLKGREISEFGKIAAIADVYDAMTTERVYQTKLMPYAAIARIYRMAKGNFEPGLVERFIARIGIYPVGTVVILSSGEIGVVTEIHRDHLLTPIVRIFVDPAGNPSENLNRIDLLHDKSHRRIKEVIHQDQAGISLNVLVDVPLKAEPESV from the coding sequence ATGCTGAAAAAGATCCATATCAATGACCTTCAAATCGGCATGTACGTTGAAAAAGTGGACCGCTCCTGGATCGAGATCCCCTTCTTCAAAAAGCATATCCAGTCTCCGCAACAGGTTGAAAAGCTCCGGAAGTATCACGTGGACGTTTTGTACGTTGATACGGAGAAGGGCGACTGGGCCGGGTCTGCGACTGTTTCACCGGAGTTCGCTCCTGCCCCGGGAAAGAAGGGGGAGTCGGAATCCTCGAGCAAACAGGCGAAAGAGATTCCGTCTATTTTTGATCCTGAGGAAATCCGGGTTGCCAAGGCTCTGCAGCGGCATGCCGTAGAATGTGTTAAAGGGGTTTACCGGGATATTGCCGAAGGAGGATCTCCCGATCTGGAATCCGCTGAAGAGGTGGTGGACCGGATGATTGATCATATTACCCATCATCCCGATGTTCTCTTTATTCTTTCCAAACTGCAGGACTTTGATGAATATACTTTTATGCACTGTGTGAATGTTTCGACCTTTTCCCTGATTCTCGGGAAGGCCCTGCACTATACCCAGAGTGAATTGAAAAAACTTGGGGTGGGTGCCCTCTTTCATGATGTGGGAAAGACGCGGGTGAACAAGGAAATTTTGAACAAGCCGGGCAAACTCGATCCAGCGGAACTGAAAATGATTCAGCGGCATCCCGTCTTCAGTGTGGAACTCCTCCGGGAGATTCCGGGGATGAATATGGAAAGCATGCAGGTCGCTCTGGAACATCACGAACGAGTCTCCGGAAAGGGGTACCCCCGCGGACTAAAGGGGAGGGAAATCTCCGAATTCGGAAAGATCGCAGCCATTGCCGATGTCTACGATGCGATGACGACCGAACGGGTCTATCAGACGAAGCTTATGCCTTATGCAGCGATTGCTCGTATTTACCGAATGGCGAAAGGTAACTTCGAACCCGGTCTGGTGGAGCGTTTTATCGCCCGGATTGGTATCTACCCGGTCGGGACTGTGGTGATCCTCTCCTCGGGAGAGATCGGTGTGGTGACGGAGATCCACCGGGATCATCTTCTGACCCCCATTGTACGGATTTTTGTGGACCCGGCAGGGAATCCTTCTGAGAATTTGAATCGAATTGACCTGCTTCATGATAAAAGTCATCGCAGGATCAAAGAGGTCATCCACCAGGATCAGGCCGGCATTTCCCTGAATGTGCTGGTGGATGTTCCCTTGAAAGCAGAGCCTGAAAGCGTTTGA
- a CDS encoding chemotaxis protein CheW → MEVKTNGAATEVVSEVEPEKNLLQLVTFHVGREEYAVDILRVQEIIRVQEMTRVPNTPDYLKGVINLRGKIIPVMDLRRRFRMEAIELKKEARIVVVEESGKNVGLMVDSMSEVLNISNTFILAPPDAENGSDNNIEFIQGVAKLEDRLLIFLNLQILLGEHGL, encoded by the coding sequence ATGGAAGTCAAAACGAACGGAGCAGCCACGGAGGTGGTGTCGGAGGTTGAACCCGAGAAAAATCTGCTGCAATTAGTGACTTTTCATGTGGGCCGGGAAGAATATGCCGTTGATATTCTCCGGGTGCAGGAGATTATCCGGGTGCAGGAGATGACCCGGGTGCCCAATACGCCGGATTATCTGAAGGGTGTCATCAATCTCCGGGGAAAGATCATTCCCGTCATGGACCTTCGGAGACGGTTCCGGATGGAAGCGATCGAACTGAAGAAAGAAGCAAGGATCGTGGTGGTGGAAGAGTCGGGAAAGAACGTCGGTTTGATGGTCGATTCCATGTCCGAGGTGTTGAATATCTCCAATACCTTTATTCTGGCGCCCCCCGATGCCGAGAACGGTTCGGACAACAATATTGAATTCATTCAGGGGGTGGCAAAACTGGAAGACCGTCTGCTGATTTTTCTCAACCTGCAAATTTTGCTGGGTGAGCATGGCCTCTAA
- a CDS encoding HDOD domain-containing protein → MTATIEEVIMDACDLPAVPDVANKVMKLLADPNTSSAMICRTISDDSALTARILKISNSAFYGCLRTINNLQSAIVIIGYSAIRSLVIAVSTKEVYKSFGLTERMLWEHSVGMGIASHILAKEAKISKVDDVFVCGLMHDIGKVIMNNSNRDLYNAVMERTYNEGITALEAEQDLFGFTHPEVGALVIKKWNLTDELEKAVQFHHNPTLVADEDEYILTLTAIINLADMICHRLGVGTKGPEEGIDVNGSESAKTLGFTGAQLDELIPVIEKNYKEEKNIFG, encoded by the coding sequence ATGACTGCGACGATTGAAGAAGTGATTATGGACGCATGTGATTTGCCGGCGGTACCCGACGTGGCCAATAAGGTCATGAAACTTCTTGCCGATCCCAACACCTCTTCAGCGATGATCTGCCGCACCATCTCCGATGACTCGGCCCTGACGGCCCGAATTCTGAAAATTTCAAATTCCGCCTTCTATGGTTGTCTGCGGACGATTAATAATCTACAGTCCGCCATTGTGATCATCGGGTACAGCGCCATCCGGAGTCTGGTGATTGCCGTCTCGACAAAGGAGGTCTACAAGAGTTTCGGCCTGACGGAGCGAATGCTCTGGGAACATTCGGTGGGAATGGGGATTGCCTCCCATATCCTGGCGAAGGAGGCCAAGATCAGCAAGGTCGATGATGTCTTCGTCTGCGGTCTGATGCACGATATCGGCAAGGTGATTATGAACAACAGTAACCGTGATCTCTATAATGCGGTGATGGAGCGGACCTACAATGAGGGGATCACGGCGCTGGAGGCGGAGCAGGATCTTTTCGGATTTACCCATCCCGAGGTGGGGGCGTTGGTGATCAAGAAGTGGAACCTGACCGACGAACTGGAAAAGGCCGTTCAGTTCCATCACAACCCGACGTTGGTGGCCGATGAGGATGAATACATCCTGACGCTGACGGCGATCATCAATCTGGCCGACATGATCTGCCACCGCCTGGGGGTCGGGACCAAAGGACCGGAGGAAGGCATCGATGTGAACGGTTCGGAGTCGGCGAAAACCCTCGGTTTCACGGGCGCACAACTCGATGAGCTGATTCCGGTGATTGAAAAGAACTACAAAGAAGAAAAGAACATATTCGGATGA
- a CDS encoding methyl-accepting chemotaxis protein encodes MRIKISHKLALAAALVTVGIFLMGGVAVRDLRKMETGYQQVLRQQTEMLPGTTVESGEFWEVLRSFKRTLLFMAVSLIALSWGAAFLLFRNLVSPLQRISRMVQSVAAGDFSVDVDAVKSNDELGDLYHDMMKLQENLRSLIEGVAHSSTHLASASEELSSTSTQMTERMKDQARRGEEIATAVEEMNHSIQGVAQYAERSLASAEAMVQYSREGNEKNEEVLTNLDQLGTILTGASEMSADLSRKSLEIGNITKVIDDIVEQTHLLAFNAAIEAAHAGEQGRGFAVVADEVRKLSERTSKATKEIVEMISQIQEVSGDAVVRLCEGIELLEGGTARTQENKALLQQMLNGVVQVKEMVQQISTSAQEEAQTSGMIAENTQEIAQLGREFSNEGEESRKACENLSRLAMEMEQDLSVFKVQ; translated from the coding sequence CAACAGGTGCTCCGGCAGCAGACGGAAATGCTTCCCGGAACAACGGTAGAGAGCGGGGAGTTTTGGGAGGTCCTACGGAGTTTTAAGAGGACCCTGCTGTTTATGGCGGTTTCTCTGATTGCTCTCTCCTGGGGGGCGGCCTTTCTGTTGTTCCGTAATCTTGTCTCGCCCCTGCAGCGTATCTCCCGGATGGTGCAAAGCGTGGCTGCCGGAGATTTCAGTGTGGATGTTGACGCGGTCAAGAGCAATGACGAGTTGGGCGATCTCTATCACGATATGATGAAGCTGCAGGAGAATCTTCGCTCTCTCATTGAGGGGGTGGCCCATAGCAGCACGCACTTGGCCTCGGCCTCGGAGGAACTCTCCAGTACCTCGACACAAATGACGGAGAGAATGAAAGATCAGGCTCGCCGCGGCGAAGAAATTGCTACGGCCGTAGAAGAAATGAACCACTCGATCCAAGGGGTGGCCCAATATGCCGAACGATCGTTGGCGTCGGCGGAAGCGATGGTGCAATACTCCAGAGAGGGCAATGAAAAAAATGAAGAGGTCCTGACGAATCTGGATCAACTTGGAACGATACTCACGGGGGCCTCTGAGATGAGTGCCGATCTTTCACGGAAGAGCCTGGAGATCGGAAACATCACGAAGGTGATCGACGACATCGTGGAACAGACCCATCTTCTTGCCTTCAATGCAGCCATTGAGGCGGCACATGCCGGCGAGCAGGGCAGAGGATTTGCCGTGGTGGCCGATGAGGTCCGGAAACTGTCGGAACGGACTTCCAAGGCGACGAAAGAAATCGTGGAGATGATTTCACAGATACAGGAGGTCAGTGGAGATGCCGTGGTGAGGCTCTGTGAGGGAATCGAACTCCTGGAAGGAGGAACGGCAAGAACCCAGGAGAACAAAGCGCTTCTGCAACAGATGCTCAATGGTGTTGTCCAGGTCAAGGAGATGGTACAGCAGATTTCCACCTCGGCTCAGGAGGAAGCTCAGACCTCCGGGATGATTGCGGAGAACACCCAGGAAATCGCCCAACTCGGCAGAGAATTTTCCAACGAAGGGGAAGAGTCTCGCAAGGCTTGTGAGAACCTGAGCCGCCTTGCCATGGAAATGGAGCAGGATCTGTCGGTGTTCAAGGTTCAGTAA